A genome region from Flavobacterium sp. includes the following:
- a CDS encoding alpha/beta hydrolase translates to MANSKSIILIHGNFVNDISWLKWKERYEQRGYNVYTPANPGHDGTPSDLRKNVHPALTKTGFIDVVNNIKQLIDSLPEKPLIIGHSMAGMAAMKLLELDKAAAAVSIDGAPPKNVFPPFTTLKAVLPAFGFFSSAKYFMGSRDWYDKCFFNTLPQRDRAKAFDDIAVPESYKVSRELVLNSFSNIDFAKSHKPILFIGGGSDNIFPASLTTKLAGKYKEGSGRVDLKIFQGKSHFICGESGWETVADFILDWYEKL, encoded by the coding sequence ATGGCAAATTCGAAGTCTATTATTCTTATACACGGTAATTTCGTAAACGATATAAGCTGGTTAAAGTGGAAAGAAAGGTATGAACAAAGAGGTTATAATGTATACACACCTGCAAATCCGGGTCATGATGGAACTCCTTCAGATTTGAGAAAAAATGTACATCCAGCTCTTACCAAAACCGGATTTATAGACGTGGTGAATAATATTAAGCAATTAATAGATTCTCTGCCTGAAAAACCTTTGATTATTGGACATTCAATGGCAGGAATGGCGGCAATGAAGCTTTTGGAATTAGATAAAGCGGCAGCGGCAGTTAGTATTGATGGAGCACCGCCAAAGAATGTGTTTCCGCCCTTTACAACATTAAAAGCAGTATTGCCTGCATTTGGCTTTTTTTCTTCAGCAAAATATTTTATGGGAAGTCGCGACTGGTACGACAAATGTTTTTTTAATACACTGCCTCAAAGAGATAGAGCTAAAGCTTTTGATGATATTGCAGTGCCGGAAAGTTACAAAGTTAGTCGTGAACTGGTATTGAATTCCTTTTCAAATATCGATTTTGCTAAATCGCATAAACCAATTTTGTTTATTGGTGGCGGCAGTGATAATATATTTCCGGCATCATTAACGACAAAACTGGCAGGAAAATATAAAGAAGGCAGCGGTCGTGTAGATCTAAAGATTTTTCAGGGCAAAAGTCATTTCATATGCGGAGAGTCTGGTTGGGAAACAGTTGCAGATTTTATTCTTGATTGGTACGAGAAATTGTAA
- a CDS encoding isochorismatase family cysteine hydrolase: protein MEANTYSKTALILVDPFNDFLSEGGKLYSVTKETVEGILLVENLKKLIKGARERKIQIVYAPHHHTTKEDYLNWKFLSPSHQGSKNTVLFEKNSWGAEFHPELLPEPGDLIAQNHWTASGFANTDLDFLLRAHNIDRILVAGMRANTCIDSTARYGVELGYHVTLIKDGIAAFNWEEIRVTVEVTFPNYGHAILSTEEFINTPKL from the coding sequence ATGGAAGCTAATACCTATTCAAAAACAGCTTTGATATTAGTTGATCCTTTTAATGATTTTCTCTCAGAAGGCGGAAAATTATATTCTGTTACAAAAGAAACTGTAGAAGGTATTTTGTTGGTAGAAAATCTTAAAAAATTAATTAAAGGAGCACGAGAGCGAAAAATACAAATAGTGTATGCACCGCATCATCATACGACAAAAGAAGATTATCTAAATTGGAAATTTTTATCACCTTCGCATCAGGGAAGCAAAAACACAGTTCTTTTTGAGAAAAATAGCTGGGGAGCAGAATTTCACCCTGAACTTTTGCCTGAACCCGGAGATTTAATTGCTCAGAATCACTGGACTGCGAGTGGATTTGCTAATACTGATCTTGATTTTTTGCTGCGAGCACATAATATCGATCGTATTTTAGTGGCAGGAATGAGAGCAAACACTTGTATTGATTCTACTGCACGATATGGTGTAGAATTGGGATATCATGTAACGTTGATTAAAGATGGAATTGCGGCATTTAATTGGGAAGAAATCAGGGTTACTGTTGAGGTTACTTTTCCTAATTATGGACACGCAATATTAAGCACTGAGGAATTTATAAATACACCAAAATTGTGA
- a CDS encoding alpha/beta hydrolase — protein sequence MSKITVKDGTEIYYKDWGTGTPIFFHHGWPLSADDWDAQMLFFLDQGFRVIAHDRRGHGRSTQTYTGNEMDTYAADVAELTEFLDLKDAIHIGHSTGGGEAIHYAAKYGKNRVSKVILISAVTPYMVHDENNPDGVPIEVFNDIRFNTANNRQQFYHDITFPFYGYNREGANIKKGIQDNWWRQGMMGGIKAHYDCIKAFSETDFTEDLKSVDFPLLILHGEDDQIVPYNVTALRAAKLVKNGKLITYPGLCHGMPTTDADTINQDILNFIKG from the coding sequence ATGAGTAAGATTACAGTAAAAGACGGAACCGAAATTTATTATAAAGATTGGGGAACTGGTACACCCATATTTTTTCACCACGGATGGCCATTGTCAGCAGATGATTGGGATGCGCAGATGTTGTTTTTTTTAGATCAGGGATTTAGGGTAATTGCGCATGATAGAAGAGGTCATGGAAGATCTACACAAACTTACACAGGCAATGAAATGGATACATACGCTGCAGATGTGGCAGAACTTACCGAATTTTTAGATTTAAAAGATGCGATACATATTGGTCACTCTACAGGTGGAGGTGAAGCTATTCATTACGCGGCGAAATATGGTAAAAACCGCGTTTCTAAAGTAATACTTATTAGTGCGGTAACACCTTACATGGTTCATGATGAAAATAATCCTGATGGCGTGCCTATAGAGGTTTTTAACGACATTCGCTTCAATACAGCCAATAATAGACAGCAATTTTATCATGATATTACCTTTCCATTTTACGGATATAACAGAGAAGGAGCAAATATTAAAAAAGGAATTCAGGACAATTGGTGGCGTCAGGGAATGATGGGTGGCATAAAAGCTCATTATGACTGTATTAAAGCTTTCTCTGAAACTGATTTTACCGAAGATTTAAAAAGTGTTGATTTTCCGTTACTGATTCTTCATGGTGAAGACGATCAAATTGTGCCTTACAATGTAACGGCTTTAAGAGCAGCTAAATTGGTAAAAAACGGAAAATTGATAACCTATCCTGGACTTTGTCACGGAATGCCAACAACAGATGCTGATACAATTAATCAGGATATCTTGAATTTCATAAAAGGATAG